The following proteins are co-located in the Eikenella exigua genome:
- a CDS encoding zeta toxin family protein, translated as MVALNSEIKERDFSNSPELAEVQREAIDQASRYTGEMLERYNQHPDTSDGRYICADTFKELFAVFENKDDRAKVNNAIHNSAAVLSATQFDEILKREEPDKSQAIFVTGIPGSGKTTTVKNMMMRENTKLLFEGQLARPQPAFHKIEQCLGKGLEVTVVAVSMTAERALDNTYRRFNEYGRGASIGIMADIQANLPNGLRQIHERFGNAVKIVGINQDKNSEFLDRFDDVLNMLSLGSQDQILGRLAGKIQSDLVTGKIDVSCFNQAKGSMNLESIFAEKEYVQQRVVVNSKSVVLEAKLASGIWTKLKIIPVQGMKGGVYPLGTAKPAAADQSYEGEIVYKDNASIFQQTKQGLVRHQNTEQLAGQVRIGQHYAIGNGQAKAVSLTASRSMKQTHGRRLR; from the coding sequence ATGGTGGCGCTTAACTCCGAAATTAAAGAAAGAGATTTTTCAAATTCACCAGAACTGGCAGAAGTTCAAAGAGAAGCTATTGACCAGGCTAGCCGTTATACTGGTGAAATGCTTGAAAGATACAATCAGCATCCAGATACTTCCGATGGTCGCTATATTTGTGCGGACACCTTTAAAGAACTTTTTGCAGTATTTGAGAATAAAGATGATCGAGCCAAGGTCAACAATGCAATTCATAACTCGGCTGCCGTTTTATCCGCCACACAGTTTGATGAAATATTGAAACGGGAAGAACCAGACAAGAGTCAAGCTATTTTTGTTACGGGGATTCCTGGGTCGGGTAAGACTACAACAGTAAAAAATATGATGATGCGGGAGAATACAAAGTTACTCTTTGAAGGACAGCTTGCACGGCCGCAACCTGCTTTCCATAAGATTGAGCAATGCTTGGGAAAAGGGTTGGAGGTTACTGTTGTGGCAGTCAGTATGACAGCAGAACGGGCTTTAGATAATACGTATAGGCGATTTAATGAATACGGGAGGGGTGCAAGCATTGGCATCATGGCTGATATTCAAGCCAATTTACCCAATGGTCTTAGACAAATTCATGAAAGATTTGGCAATGCAGTCAAAATTGTTGGTATCAACCAAGATAAGAATAGCGAGTTTCTTGATAGGTTCGATGATGTTCTCAACATGCTTTCCTTGGGGTCTCAAGACCAGATATTAGGTAGGTTGGCTGGAAAGATTCAGAGTGACTTGGTAACCGGGAAGATTGATGTATCCTGTTTCAATCAAGCCAAAGGCAGCATGAATTTAGAAAGCATTTTTGCTGAGAAAGAGTACGTGCAACAGAGGGTAGTAGTTAATTCTAAAAGTGTTGTGTTGGAAGCTAAACTGGCAAGCGGTATTTGGACGAAACTCAAAATAATACCAGTACAAGGGATGAAGGGCGGTGTTTATCCGTTGGGAACGGCCAAACCGGCCGCAGCCGACCAATCTTATGAAGGCGAAATTGTCTATAAGGATAATGCGTCGATTTTCCAGCAAACCAAGCAAGGGTTGGTTCGGCATCAGAACACCGAGCAGCTGGCCGGTCAGGTACGGATAGGGCAGCACTATGCCATCGGCAACGGCCAAGCCAAGGCAGTCAGCCTGACAGCCAGCCGGTCGATGAAGCAGACACATGGTCGTCGGCTTCGATAG
- a CDS encoding type II toxin-antitoxin system RelB/DinJ family antitoxin, whose translation MRSVNFNIRMDESLKEQSFPIIESYGLTPAQAVKLFLRQIADTRTIPISFSHKAGHIPNHLTEQAIKEARLEAVKAKQYGSIDEVIGAIQKVAGE comes from the coding sequence ATGCGTAGTGTAAATTTTAACATCCGTATGGATGAAAGCCTCAAGGAGCAGTCATTTCCGATTATTGAAAGTTATGGCCTGACTCCTGCTCAAGCAGTCAAGCTGTTTTTGCGGCAAATTGCTGATACCCGGACTATTCCGATTTCTTTCAGTCATAAAGCGGGACATATTCCAAATCACTTGACTGAACAAGCGATTAAGGAAGCTCGGCTTGAAGCGGTGAAGGCGAAGCAATATGGTTCGATTGACGAGGTAATTGGCGCAATACAAAAAGTTGCAGGGGAATAG
- a CDS encoding type II toxin-antitoxin system YafQ family toxin, giving the protein MSNNNNCYREISMTGQFKRDVKKHCSELISKEGIEILGKLIRDLPLPEKYSDHKLSHNWADCRDCHIRPDLVLIYRKTKENVLQLIRLGTHSELFK; this is encoded by the coding sequence ATGAGCAATAACAATAACTGTTATCGAGAAATCAGTATGACTGGTCAATTTAAACGCGATGTGAAGAAGCATTGTTCTGAATTGATTTCAAAAGAAGGAATAGAGATATTAGGCAAATTAATTAGGGACTTGCCTCTGCCAGAAAAATATTCAGATCATAAATTAAGCCATAATTGGGCAGATTGTCGCGATTGCCACATAAGACCAGACTTAGTACTGATATATAGAAAAACGAAAGAAAACGTATTACAGCTCATCCGTTTAGGGACTCATTCCGAGTTGTTTAAATAG
- the trbL gene encoding P-type conjugative transfer protein TrbL translates to MQRLTAIWCRLIGLCLLFLLSTTTAMGKVTYFSQQRATHQQIVDAVRNSPYASPWLKQNANAVANLAINVESGGYLHLYNGSCCFGVLQLNHRNIRAYAHMSPEQYKLASLQTQLNAWSKLTTDGLRNPVVRRLMQMKTFDGRPVTGELVLACVQLGVGNCQKMLNSGRCGGFRDINKTSICDMADRMAKGRGTPIQPIEDGDLESASDAEKLDPGNNPVDASVLDQIMDTFRDGTGKWVTALTTAASWLFWSLAAISVVYTGIDLVFRKDDIAAFFAETIRLILFIGFFWWLLQNGFAISESIINSFNQLGVEAGTGGETQKTAGFVQSLFDMWNRAAAANSIRAVKIPDLIDITNAASWLNPELFVAILMMVVTFFALVLIAINYALLYIAAWIYMTAGLFVLGFGGGRWTSDMAISYYRQLLNIGLQLMTMMLMMAIGKNIITSMVSQTEGFMLFHYTVLLLVGLTLAILCTKVPPMVGSLAGGSGNEGIGFSAKSVVGSMLNAALMLLGGVGLVRQALKEVSARNRAQQQQQQ, encoded by the coding sequence ATGCAACGGCTAACGGCAATCTGGTGTCGACTGATCGGTTTGTGCCTGTTGTTCCTGTTGTCGACGACAACAGCGATGGGAAAAGTAACCTACTTTTCCCAGCAACGTGCCACACATCAACAAATTGTTGATGCTGTTCGCAATTCACCCTATGCCAGCCCTTGGTTAAAACAGAATGCCAACGCCGTGGCCAATCTAGCCATCAATGTAGAAAGTGGCGGCTATCTGCACCTCTATAACGGCTCCTGCTGCTTCGGTGTATTGCAATTGAACCACCGCAATATCCGCGCTTATGCCCATATGTCGCCGGAGCAATACAAACTCGCCAGTCTGCAAACCCAGCTTAATGCCTGGTCAAAATTGACTACGGACGGGTTGCGCAATCCCGTGGTGCGACGATTGATGCAAATGAAAACCTTTGACGGCCGACCGGTAACAGGAGAGCTGGTTTTAGCCTGTGTGCAACTGGGGGTCGGCAACTGTCAAAAAATGCTGAATTCCGGCCGTTGCGGCGGTTTCCGCGACATCAATAAAACCTCGATCTGCGATATGGCCGACAGGATGGCCAAGGGACGTGGCACACCTATCCAACCAATCGAAGACGGAGATCTGGAAAGCGCCTCGGATGCGGAAAAACTTGACCCCGGCAACAACCCAGTGGATGCCAGCGTATTGGATCAGATAATGGATACCTTCCGGGATGGCACCGGCAAATGGGTAACCGCCCTGACTACTGCCGCCAGCTGGTTGTTTTGGTCACTGGCCGCCATCAGCGTGGTTTATACCGGCATTGATCTGGTATTCCGTAAAGACGATATTGCCGCCTTCTTCGCCGAAACCATCCGCCTGATTTTGTTCATCGGCTTTTTCTGGTGGCTGCTGCAAAACGGTTTTGCCATCAGCGAATCCATCATCAATTCGTTCAACCAACTGGGGGTTGAGGCCGGTACCGGCGGTGAAACACAAAAAACGGCCGGCTTCGTACAATCATTGTTTGATATGTGGAACCGTGCTGCGGCCGCCAACTCGATCCGAGCAGTCAAAATACCCGACCTAATAGATATTACCAATGCAGCCTCTTGGCTCAATCCGGAATTGTTTGTCGCCATCCTGATGATGGTGGTGACTTTCTTTGCTTTGGTACTCATTGCAATCAACTACGCCCTTTTGTATATCGCTGCCTGGATATATATGACTGCCGGACTATTCGTACTGGGCTTCGGCGGCGGACGTTGGACCTCCGACATGGCTATCTCTTATTATCGACAGCTGCTGAATATCGGGTTGCAACTGATGACCATGATGTTGATGATGGCAATTGGTAAAAACATCATTACCAGCATGGTGAGTCAAACGGAAGGCTTTATGCTATTCCACTATACGGTATTGTTGCTAGTCGGCCTGACGCTGGCGATTTTATGCACCAAGGTACCGCCAATGGTGGGCAGCCTGGCCGGCGGCAGCGGTAATGAAGGCATCGGGTTTTCGGCAAAAAGCGTGGTTGGCTCCATGCTCAATGCCGCACTGATGCTGCTGGGCGGAGTCGGTTTAGTACGCCAAGCATTAAAAGAAGTCAGCGCCCGCAACCGGGCGCAGCAACAACAGCAGCAATAA
- a CDS encoding conjugal transfer protein TrbN → MAIDLPPAVQQERAVCSVQAAAQYQLDPLILLAVASNENGRPGQWVRNKNGTHDVGAMQLNTAYLATLAKYGITPQDAARPGCYSYFLAAWRIKRHIVRDRGDLWTRVANYHSYTPRFNSRYRQKLIRHAEMWRNWFQAHGIQTANLPNSTVPTQAVAAERNRPIRHEPVRRQERRPSLQPATVVRERTATARYTDPRTTSSVVWRSSNPIVK, encoded by the coding sequence ATGGCAATAGATTTGCCGCCGGCAGTACAGCAGGAACGGGCGGTTTGTTCGGTGCAGGCCGCCGCCCAATACCAGCTGGATCCGTTGATTCTGTTGGCCGTAGCAAGCAATGAAAACGGCCGGCCTGGCCAGTGGGTACGCAACAAAAACGGCACCCACGATGTCGGTGCCATGCAGTTGAATACCGCGTATTTGGCCACATTGGCCAAATACGGTATCACGCCGCAAGATGCGGCTCGGCCGGGCTGCTATTCCTACTTCTTGGCCGCTTGGCGCATCAAGCGGCACATCGTGCGCGACCGGGGGGACTTATGGACCCGGGTGGCCAATTACCATTCCTACACCCCACGATTCAACAGCCGATACCGGCAAAAATTGATCCGGCATGCCGAGATGTGGCGCAACTGGTTTCAAGCGCACGGCATCCAAACGGCCAACTTACCCAATTCAACCGTTCCCACCCAAGCGGTCGCGGCCGAACGCAACCGGCCGATTCGACACGAACCGGTTAGACGCCAAGAAAGACGGCCGAGCCTACAACCGGCGACAGTGGTCAGGGAGCGAACTGCCACTGCCCGTTATACTGACCCGAGAACCACCAGTTCGGTGGTTTGGCGATCGAGCAATCCAATAGTAAAGTAA
- the trbL gene encoding P-type conjugative transfer protein TrbL, with product MATATLPVSTSLTWTHRIQRWLPFCLLLLGLLLFAAGAWGDPQPTAASEPKQQTVEQPSAASEPRIVSVGGEAVLINPPKNDTVAEESMPVDSDAQKFSMIEREFKNKAQKWSDVLVQRATWLFFTLGAISLTWTGIQMVFRKGDIADFFAETVRFILFFGFFLWLLQNGIDIGTAIIDSFVQLGESAGQTGPITPSDVMLLAFKLWADTVKSTSQLSGAQLLAGILMLVLTTVFIALIAINFLLLKISVWLYLYAGIFVLGFGGSRWTSDMAVAYFKQLLNIGLQLMTMILMIGIAKNVMGEASQAVQSMALFKFVVLLLVAITLFILSNKVPQMVGSIAGGSGSNGVGAFGGGAVMAATAAMTGAALELAGFAKAVRELKKDSVSQGGKNQGGGTQSETGDSHHKSSAMEALSDSGSADNSASQDGQPLIAEGNRNTAATAQATNVAGSNTSGGNTISSPEASGGKADSGGQKGGDAGGRAAAGQNDTAAAEGASKTIAMSTIQAISTAAGRILMNQTRGGKLANQIREERERRQQRERNPDHDPEA from the coding sequence ATGGCTACCGCCACGCTGCCTGTCTCGACATCACTAACCTGGACGCACCGGATACAACGCTGGTTGCCATTTTGTCTACTATTGCTGGGACTGCTGCTGTTTGCCGCCGGCGCTTGGGGGGACCCCCAACCGACAGCGGCATCCGAGCCAAAACAGCAAACCGTCGAACAGCCATCGGCTGCCTCCGAGCCCAGAATCGTGTCCGTCGGCGGGGAAGCGGTGCTAATTAACCCGCCGAAAAATGACACTGTCGCCGAAGAATCGATGCCGGTAGACAGTGATGCCCAAAAATTCTCCATGATTGAAAGGGAATTCAAGAATAAAGCACAAAAATGGAGCGATGTCTTGGTACAACGCGCCACTTGGCTGTTTTTTACCTTGGGCGCCATCAGCCTCACTTGGACCGGAATCCAGATGGTGTTCCGCAAGGGCGATATTGCCGATTTCTTTGCTGAAACGGTACGCTTTATCCTGTTTTTCGGTTTTTTTCTGTGGCTGCTGCAAAACGGTATCGACATCGGTACCGCCATCATCGACTCTTTTGTGCAATTAGGCGAATCGGCCGGGCAAACCGGCCCCATCACCCCTTCGGACGTGATGTTGCTGGCCTTTAAACTGTGGGCAGATACTGTCAAAAGTACCAGCCAATTAAGCGGCGCTCAGCTACTGGCCGGCATCCTTATGCTGGTCTTGACCACAGTATTCATCGCACTGATCGCAATCAATTTCCTGTTACTCAAAATCTCGGTCTGGCTGTATTTGTACGCCGGCATATTCGTATTGGGCTTCGGCGGTTCGCGCTGGACTTCGGACATGGCGGTGGCCTATTTCAAACAGCTGCTGAATATCGGGTTGCAACTGATGACCATGATCCTGATGATTGGTATTGCTAAAAATGTAATGGGAGAAGCCAGTCAGGCCGTCCAATCTATGGCACTCTTCAAATTCGTGGTGCTGCTGCTGGTGGCCATCACCCTATTCATCTTATCCAACAAAGTCCCGCAAATGGTCGGCTCGATTGCCGGCGGCAGCGGCAGCAACGGGGTCGGTGCCTTCGGTGGCGGCGCGGTGATGGCGGCCACGGCAGCCATGACGGGCGCGGCCTTGGAACTGGCCGGTTTTGCCAAAGCCGTACGCGAACTGAAAAAAGACAGTGTCAGCCAAGGTGGTAAAAACCAAGGCGGCGGTACGCAAAGCGAAACCGGCGACAGCCACCACAAGAGCAGTGCGATGGAAGCCCTGAGTGATTCCGGTTCGGCCGACAACAGCGCCAGCCAAGACGGCCAGCCGCTGATCGCAGAAGGCAACCGCAACACCGCAGCGACCGCCCAAGCCACCAACGTTGCCGGCAGCAACACCAGTGGCGGCAACACTATCAGTTCGCCGGAAGCCTCCGGCGGCAAAGCCGACAGTGGCGGGCAAAAAGGCGGCGATGCCGGCGGCCGGGCCGCCGCCGGGCAAAACGATACCGCTGCGGCGGAAGGGGCCAGCAAAACCATTGCCATGAGTACCATTCAAGCCATCAGTACCGCCGCCGGCCGGATCCTGATGAATCAAACCCGCGGCGGGAAGCTGGCCAACCAAATCCGTGAAGAGCGGGAGCGCCGCCAACAACGTGAACGGAATCCGGATCACGATCCGGAAGCATAG
- a CDS encoding antitoxin VbhA family protein has translation MAELTHEQKQKLLAEFERPKVVKYSPEEIRSGKEIYIQVVASCALEGHAPDDFGKVVTMERIRGELTPEKELQILLQQDPVETERIQAKVARLQELGLSWKDL, from the coding sequence ATGGCTGAATTAACTCACGAACAGAAACAGAAATTGTTGGCCGAATTTGAACGGCCCAAGGTGGTGAAATACAGCCCGGAAGAGATCCGGTCTGGGAAAGAAATCTATATTCAGGTGGTGGCCAGCTGTGCATTGGAGGGGCATGCCCCAGATGATTTTGGCAAAGTGGTAACGATGGAACGTATTCGTGGTGAATTAACTCCGGAAAAAGAGCTACAAATTTTATTACAGCAAGATCCGGTTGAGACAGAACGAATCCAAGCGAAAGTCGCACGTTTGCAAGAGTTGGGATTATCGTGGAAGGATTTATAG
- a CDS encoding TrbM/KikA/MpfK family conjugal transfer protein: protein MKTRQLAIMLAALACTGLSFGQNLNDALNSASSGRTATDGRSYNRNNGNQQNSTAAPANTGQTGGNRNGRQNNRPSAESVLTGDPKLACEAILCLSSGKRPTECAPSLNRYFSIRHRKLHQTLNARKDFLRLCPSSNEDNMPELIDAIANGAGRCNAAALNQINRATYTKRVWVGTQRDGGWQDVKVPYIRNAKPSYCQAYHQHRWTTTGERVHYVGDERNGGRWVDR from the coding sequence ATGAAAACACGCCAACTTGCGATCATGCTGGCCGCCTTGGCCTGCACCGGCCTCAGTTTCGGCCAAAACCTGAATGATGCCCTGAACTCGGCTTCCAGCGGTCGTACCGCCACCGACGGCCGCAGTTATAACCGTAACAACGGCAACCAACAAAACAGCACGGCAGCACCGGCTAACACCGGGCAAACCGGCGGTAACCGCAACGGTCGGCAAAACAACCGGCCGTCCGCTGAAAGCGTACTGACCGGCGACCCCAAACTGGCTTGTGAAGCGATCTTGTGCCTGTCCTCCGGCAAGCGGCCGACGGAGTGCGCCCCATCGCTGAACCGCTATTTCTCTATCCGACACCGCAAGCTGCACCAAACCTTGAACGCCAGGAAAGATTTCCTGCGCTTGTGTCCCTCCAGTAACGAGGACAATATGCCTGAGTTGATTGACGCCATCGCCAACGGCGCCGGCCGCTGCAATGCGGCTGCCCTGAACCAGATCAACCGTGCCACCTACACCAAACGCGTTTGGGTCGGCACACAAAGAGATGGTGGCTGGCAGGACGTCAAGGTGCCTTATATCCGAAACGCCAAACCCAGCTATTGCCAAGCCTACCATCAGCACCGATGGACGACGACCGGAGAGCGGGTGCATTATGTCGGGGATGAGCGCAACGGCGGCCGTTGGGTTGATCGGTAA
- a CDS encoding recombinase family protein, protein MNKKAKIARIYCRVSTVHQDLTRQMALVEWAEQRGYYVAKVYAEKASGRTANREKLAEMIDDLKQGEVVIVENIDRLTRLPIKEAEKLIGRIKAKGARLAMPGVVDLDDLYPADSMAGIVMDTVQDLLLKIAMKSASDDYELRRERQAAGFARARAEGRSVGGRRIDQKRIDAVAFWRQKGLSIAETAKALSCSPGTVKRIWRKIQAGEYRVSGNKLPEK, encoded by the coding sequence ATGAATAAAAAAGCCAAAATCGCCCGCATTTATTGTCGGGTATCCACTGTGCATCAAGATTTGACCCGGCAGATGGCGTTAGTCGAATGGGCAGAGCAGCGCGGCTATTATGTAGCCAAGGTATATGCAGAAAAAGCCAGCGGTCGCACAGCTAACCGTGAAAAGCTGGCCGAAATGATAGACGACCTGAAACAAGGGGAAGTGGTCATTGTAGAAAATATCGACCGTCTAACCCGTCTGCCTATCAAGGAGGCGGAAAAGCTGATCGGCCGAATTAAAGCTAAAGGCGCACGGCTGGCCATGCCCGGCGTGGTGGATTTAGATGATTTGTATCCGGCCGACAGTATGGCCGGTATCGTGATGGATACCGTACAAGACCTGTTGCTGAAGATCGCCATGAAATCGGCCAGCGATGATTACGAACTGCGCCGAGAGAGGCAGGCTGCCGGATTCGCTCGAGCTCGGGCAGAGGGGCGCAGCGTGGGTGGGCGCAGAATAGACCAGAAGCGTATCGATGCCGTAGCCTTTTGGCGTCAAAAAGGTTTGTCAATCGCGGAAACCGCCAAAGCATTGAGTTGTTCGCCAGGCACAGTTAAGCGAATCTGGCGGAAGATACAGGCTGGTGAATATAGGGTTTCCGGCAATAAGCTGCCCGAAAAATAG
- a CDS encoding Fic family protein has translation MGLSNEEQMEFNRVVTSNLQMAVVELRATQDFSFHGLKQLHDKTFFPSPSLPERVRVEMNNFYQMRPAREDWGGKLRFNITPYPYETYYSPLEKADYQQVERVIGLAKYANTKDLPFEEKVQRLAQVYAEVDYLHAFWDGNSRVNRAFVQELAASSGVELDFSKVSEKEMYIARDKSLAELNLSRRPEQLKNLTHMNPNPYVSLQGSLEELNQYYPKIDLPSVFRQIAVERAIRQELDYSQVRAVVNSSGVVLQQKTGDAWQDVERIPAEGMKAGIYPLGTAKSAIAGQSYEGEVVYRDNASIFQKTKQGLIRHQNTEQLAVQVRVGQRYSIGKGQAKAASQTVSRSMKQTHSRWIR, from the coding sequence ATGGGGCTTTCTAACGAAGAGCAAATGGAGTTCAACCGGGTTGTTACTAGTAATTTACAAATGGCAGTTGTCGAGTTAAGAGCAACCCAAGATTTTTCTTTCCATGGTTTGAAGCAACTTCATGATAAAACATTCTTTCCTAGCCCTAGTTTGCCGGAGAGAGTCCGGGTGGAAATGAATAATTTTTATCAAATGCGCCCGGCAAGGGAGGATTGGGGTGGGAAGTTGCGCTTTAATATCACTCCGTATCCGTATGAGACGTATTATTCGCCGTTGGAAAAAGCCGATTATCAACAGGTGGAACGGGTCATTGGGCTGGCGAAATATGCCAATACCAAAGACTTACCATTTGAGGAGAAAGTGCAACGGTTGGCTCAAGTTTATGCCGAGGTCGACTATCTGCATGCCTTTTGGGATGGCAACAGCCGGGTGAATCGGGCCTTTGTCCAAGAGTTGGCGGCCAGTTCCGGAGTTGAACTCGATTTCAGTAAAGTCAGTGAAAAGGAGATGTATATCGCCCGGGATAAATCTCTGGCCGAACTGAATCTAAGCCGGCGTCCCGAGCAGTTGAAAAACCTGACGCATATGAATCCCAACCCGTACGTTAGCTTGCAGGGATCGCTGGAGGAGTTGAATCAGTATTACCCCAAGATAGATTTGCCTTCGGTATTTCGGCAGATTGCGGTGGAGCGGGCAATTCGCCAAGAGCTCGATTACAGCCAGGTGCGGGCGGTGGTCAATTCATCTGGTGTTGTGCTGCAACAGAAAACCGGCGATGCCTGGCAGGATGTCGAGCGAATACCGGCAGAAGGGATGAAGGCCGGTATTTATCCATTGGGCACGGCCAAGTCGGCTATTGCCGGCCAATCCTATGAGGGTGAGGTGGTTTATCGGGACAACGCTTCGATTTTTCAAAAGACCAAGCAAGGGCTGATTCGGCATCAGAATACCGAGCAGTTGGCCGTCCAGGTAAGGGTAGGGCAGCGCTATAGCATCGGTAAGGGGCAAGCCAAGGCAGCCAGCCAGACCGTCAGTCGGTCGATGAAACAGACGCATAGTCGTTGGATTCGATAA